The DNA segment GTTTTCTCTTATTACTCTTCCCGTTACATTTAGAGCTCGTATTGGTAATAAACCTGGTACTCCATTTTTTGAAGTAGCATCTAAAAACATAATACCGTTTTGTGACTCTAAACCTGCAACAACATAGTTAAACTCTGTCCTATTAACAAAAGAGACATGTCCGTTAGCACGTGTACTTAATAATACAGGATTGGCATTAAGTCCTGCATAACGCAACATAGCAACCAACATCAAGTTTATCTCGGCAACATTTCCCGTTTTACTTTCGTAGGCTTTCTTTACACCATCTACACACTCATATCTATATTGTTCATTAAACGCCATTCTATCTCTCACATAGTTATATATAGTGGTAATAAGCTCACCTCTTGTAGTATTTGTTTCGTTTATAAGTGTTTTTATATCATCTTCAAAATAATCTTTTTCATCAAGCTCTCTACCAAAATTTTCATCGTTATAAATTGTTTTTACAATAGCATCCCAGTCCGAAGCATACTTTTTTTCTTGTTGGTTAGGAAAATGAGTTTTAGAAAGCTCATGCTTTACAAAAGAAAGGTAATTCTCTATATTATCTACATAATGCTCATCTTGTAATGCAGGAACATTCTCTGTACTGTATGTTTTCTCTATTTCATAATAAGTTACTGTACCTACTTCATTTTTAAGTACCGAGCTTTTTCTGCCATAGCCTCCTTTGGTGTTAGAACTACTAAACACCTTTGTTTCTTTACTGGTATCTTCTTCTTCCTTTATCGGAATATAAGGACTCAATATTCTATTGTAAATAAAATACTGAGGTATTTTTACAGTATATTTTATATTATTAATAGGCAATTTCCCCTGAAAATACCATGTAGGAATACTTCTTTTAAAAGGAGATCTTATTTGATAGTGATATTCTATTACAGAGCCTTCTTTTACAGCAGGTAAAGTAATTTTCTTTATATGCCAATTAACGGTATAATCTTCTTTAAACTCTCCTTCATTTTTTAGTTTTGTTTTTTCTATTTTGTTCCCGTCTAGGTTATAGGTAACGGCATCTGTAAATACAACTTCTTCTTTATCCATACCTTTAGTATAATAAGGCACTTCTACATTGGCATAACTATAGCCTTCTTTAGTATAGATTTTAACCCTTACCTCTACATCAGTAACAATTATCCAATCTCCCGAATTATTAAAATCAAAACGAGTAAATCCTTTTTTGTATAAAATTGCAGCAGGAGCTGACGGGTCTGTTTTATGACTTGTTTCTTTTAACTCATCAACACTTACTTTACCTAGTTCAAATTTCTGAGCAAAAGTGTTTAGCGACAATAAAAGAAAGGCTATTAATAATGAGATATTTTTCATTTATTTATTTTTAGTAATAATAATTTTTTCAGTTTGTTTTTCTATCATTTTCTGGAAAAAGTCCTTTACCGTAGGATAAAAATCTTGTGGTATAGATGCATAGTTAAGCTCAAGCATAGCTCTTAGCATTATTCGATTATTATTAACTATAACATTATAATTAAAACTACCTATATTTTGTTCCATTGCTAATGAAACAGCTTGAGGAACCGATTCTACTGTATATCCTTCTGGTAATGTTATACTAATCATATATCTGTCTTGACGAGGATATATAAAATCTATCGGATATTCGCGCTTTTCTTGTTTAAACGGATTTTCACTTTGAGTAAGAAAAAGCATAGGGCTAATATACATTTTATCGCCTATTACATCGATATTAGCATTTGTATGAATAAACTCATATCGTTCTTCAATAGGTTTTCCAAAGATATTTGCATTAGCTATCTCATAGTTTTCTACCGTAATTCCATTATATTTTTTCTCTATTTTTTCTATATGACTCTGTTCGCTTAGACCATTATAACGCTCTCTAAAAGTATAAGCATTATAGTCATAATATTGGTCTTTTAACTGTCCTGTTAGTTTCCCTTCAGTATCTAATGTTGCCATAAGACTTATAGACTCTATAGATGGTGTAGTAGGTAACAATGTAACTTCATTAGAAATACCACCTTTTTTTATAAGCCTCCCTAACCAGTTAACGGCTCTAATAGGCAATATATTTGGCATGGCAGATTTTGATGTAGCATCTAATAATATTGTTTTATTATTTAGTTGTACTGCTGCAATCACGTAGTTAAATGCATCCCTATTAGGGTATAAAGCTATTTTGCTCGAGCGGGTGGTAACCAAAACAGGGTTTGCCTCTAAACCTACATACCGAAGCATAGAGGTAAGCATCAGGTTAATATCGGCTATATTACCTACCTTCTCTTTATATGCTTTTCTTACGCCCTCTTGGCATGAATATCCGTAATAATCATTCCAATTCATATTATCTCTTACATAATAATATAGCGCATTTATTTTTTCTTCCGGAGTATTTAGTCCTGAAAGTAATGCATCTACATCCTCTTCAAAATATCCTGTTTTCTTTAACTCATTACCAAAATCATCATTATCATAAATAGATTTTGCTACATCTTCCCAAGTTGCCGAAAAAGACTTTAACGGTGAATTAGGGTATTTTATCATAGTTATTTCATGCTCTATACTTGCAGTATAGTTGTCTATATTGTTTACAAAAGCTTCCTCTTTCATTGCTGGGAGGTTTTCAAACTCATAGGTTGTTATAGCCTCTATATAATCTATCTTACTAGTACTAAATGTAGTAGTTTGATTCTCTCTTCTTTGCTTACTTGTACTACTAATACTTCTGTTAGCTTTTCCTTGGGTAACTTTAGGCATATGATACCCTCTAAAATTTGGGGTATAAGTAAAATATTCGGGTATTTTAGTTACATATTTAGAGTGATCTACAGGTATCCCCTCTTGAAAACGCCATTCTGGAAAAGAGCTAATATGAGGTGATTTAATTTTATATCTATACTCTATTATACTACCCTCTTTTACATCTGGCATTACAATTTTTTCACGTTTCCAGTACTTATTTACATCTTCTGTAAACTTTCCTTCTTTTTTTAGTTTTGTTCTTTTTATACTACCATCCTCTAAGTTATAAGTATAAGCCTTAGATACATCTACTTCTTCTCTATTAGAACCTGGGTCATAAAATCGTATCGATTTATTTGCCCAGTCATAACCATCTTTATTATATATCTTAATTTTCATATCCACCTCAGTAATCAGGTCAAAGCCATCTCTTTCTGAATAAACCATGTAAGTTTCGGCTTTACTGAATAAAATTGCAGCAGGAGCATCCTTATCAATAGGATGACTCTCTTGTGCTAGTTCTTCTTTAGTAACTTCACCAAGTTCATACTCAAACTCTTGTGCATGTAGTGTAATATGACTTAAAACAAGAATAAATAAGGCGGTCAATCGAATTTTCATAGTGTATATAAGGGTTGGTTTAATTTTTTACAAGTACCACTTTGGCATTATCATTACGTGCTATTTTTTCTCTAAAAAGGCGGTAATTTTCATAATCAGCCGTTTCATAAAGTCCATCATTAATAATAAGCGAACGTTTGTATAGCATTTTGTTAGGTTCTACTATAGTATATTCCGTTTTATACTCACCAAATTTATCTGTAATAGTTACATCATCTGGTTTTGCTTCTATAGTAAAACCTTCTGGTAGTTGTATCGTTACCTCATCCGTGTCATAAAAACCTGTTCTTATCTCCATCGGTAGTTTTCTATCTCTATAACGCTGTGGCACAACAGATGATTGATTAAAAACATTTATTTCAAACAATATCCTGTTACCACTTTTATTAGCATAACCATCTGCCTCAATAGCAATATCTTCTATAAACTCGTGTTTATCAATTTCATTTTTAACCTCTGCTTTCTTCAGTTTAAGATTATTAACATTACTGAAACGATTTTTGTACATCTTGTCTAAATCATCTGGAGAAGTAGTTGCATAACTATACTTATCATTATACTGTAATCCTGCGGAAGTTATTTTTATACTTCCTGCAATAGCCCCATCGGATGTTATGGAATATTCTCCTGTTGCAAATTGGGTATTGTTTTTTGCATTATATACTGATGTTCGTACTAAGCAGCTTTTTTCTGGCTTTACTAATAGCGCACTTCTATCATCTGTAAAATTACCTTGAAACCCAAAAGGTAACTGTTGGCTTGTACACTCTAACCACACTAGCTCATTATTATCTGGCACAGCAAGTATAACATGATTCCCCTGCATTGACACAAAATCTTCTATAATATCACGTTTTCCTCTGTCGCCATATATCACAGCATAATATGCTTCTACACCCGCAGCATTTAGTAATGCTTTAGTATAATTGGTCAATGCTTTACAATCGCCATAGCCTAATCTGTCTACATCTTTAGCAAGCATTGGTTTCCAACCGCCAATACCAAGCTGTATACTTATATAGCGGGTTTTACTTTGCATATATTCATATACTATTTTGGCTTTTTCTAGAGGAGTACTAGCACTTGCTGTTAATTCTTGTATTTTAGTAACTGTTTCTTTTGGCAGTTCATCTGTTCCTGTCAAAAGATTATTATACATCCAAGTCCCAAAAGATTCCCAGTTTATGGCTTCGCCTTCTACTCCTTCAAGATTAAAAGTAGTAAGACCAAAAAGGACATTTGGAAATATTTTGTATAATGATGGCGAATAAGTCTCGTGTCTATATGCTGGTAGGTTTTCTACTGATAGCGTTAAAGTATTTCCTTTTTCAGTAGTGTTTAATACTCCTTCATCAAAATTATAGGTTTTGTATTTAAACCCTAAATCAGAGTCGCTTGTTATGCGAATAGTTGCTTTCTCTGTGCTTACATACCAACCTTCCATTGGCATCCATCGCGGTATAAATGCAGTATTCGAACTTTCAGTTTCACTGGTAAAAACAACAGTAAAAGGATATTGTACAGGCGTATAGTCAAGATATAGCAATCTGTTATCTGTTATTATTGAACCTTGAGAAACTGAACGCTCTTTAAAGTCTTTTTTCTTAATTTTCTTAATCTCTTTACCAAAACTATTATAAATAATAGCCTCTATAGACTTAATGCGCGTTGAATTATCAAAAAACTCAGCTGCATCAATATAGCCCATACCATATTCATTAAGAATAGTAACGATTCTCTTGGTTTCGATAGTCATCGATTTTTTCGATGATATTTTAATTATTTTCTCGTCAAGACGTACAACTGCGTTTGCATTTTCATTTAATGCTTCGGGTAACGTTAATGTCGATAAATTATCTTGAGAATATAAATTTTGTTGAACTAAAAAGAGTAGCAACACTGAAATTCTTAAAAGCATGTTAATATTTTTCGTCAAAAATAGAGGAATTTATAAAAACTGGAAATTTTATTCTCTGTTTTTACTATCTATTAATATTGTAACGGGGCCATCGTTTATTAAACTAACTTTCATATCAGCTCCAAATTGTCCTGTTTGCACCTTTTTATCTAAGTCTTGCTCCATTTTAGCAATAAAAGCTTCATATAATGGTATAGCAACATCAGGCTTTGCTGCTTTTATGTATGACGGACGATTACCTTTTTTTGTGGCAGCGTGTAGTGTAAACTGACTTACGATAATAATATCGCCATCTATATCCTGAATCGAGTGATTCATTACACCATTTTCGTCACTAAATATTCTAAGCTTACTTATTTTTGCCGTTAACCAAGTAATATCTTCACTAGTATCAGCATCTTCAATACCTAATAGAATAAGTAACCCTTTATTTATCTCTGCTACCTTATCACTCTCTATAGTTACCGATGCTTCACTTACACGTTGTAATACTACTCTCATTTATTATTCGTTATTTTTACCATCGCCATAAATATCGGTACGGTAATTTTCATCATCGCCTTCTAGCATCTGTATATAACTACGATAACGCGACCAAGCAATTTCATCTTCATCAAGTGCATCTTTTACGGCGCAATAGGGTTCTTCTTTATGCAGGCAATTATTAAACTTACATTGTTCTTTTAGCGCGAAAAACTCTGGAAAGTAATCGCCTAGTTCATCTTTTTCTATATCGACAATACCAAAACCTCGAATACCAGGAGTATCTATAATTTTTGCTCCAAAATCAAGATCAAACATTTCGGCAAAAGTTGTAGTATGTTGTCCTTGGCTGTGCTGTTCAGATATTTGCTTCGTTTTAAGACTCAATGAAGGCTGTAACGCATTTACCAATGTAGATTTACCAACACCCGAATGACCCGAAAACATACTTACATTATCTTTCATTTCGGCTTTAAGTTTTTCAATACCCTTACCCTCTGTAGAAGAAACTTTTAAACACTTGTAACCAATATTGCTGTATACATATTGTAAGTACAACTGTTCGTCTTCGGCCTCCCTATCAAAAGTGTCTATTTTATTAAACACAAGTACTGCCTCTATACCATAGGCTTCGGCAGTAACCAAAAAACGATCGATAAAGCTGGTGGTTGTAGGTGGGTTATTAATAGTAACTAAAAGAAATAGTTTATCAATGTTAGAGGCTATAATATGCACTTGTTTAGACAGGTTTACCGATTTTCTAATAATGTAATTCTTACGTTCATGAATTACAGTAATAGTAGCATCAACGCCATCTCCAGTTTCCTCAATTTCAAAATCAACGATATCACCTACTGCAACGGGATTAGTACTTTTAATACCTTGAATACGGAATTTACCTTTTATACGGCATTCATAAAAAGTACCATTTTCAGCTTTTACGGTATACCAACTTCCTGTAGATTTATAAACGAGTCCTGTCATAACGGCAAAGATAAACACTTTATACAATAACTGGCTGCCATAAATTAAGTAGTAGCATCATTACTGTTATTAATAATTTTTTCTTGATGTCCTATACTTTCTTGATGTATGGCTTTAAAAAGGCGGTCTATAAATTCTTCTGTAAGTCCTTTTTCAAGCCCCATGGCAAGCATACGTTTGCGCACTTCATTCCAACGTCTATTTTGTAAAACCGCTACGTTATTCTCTTTTTTTAGTGCGCCTATATCTTCGGCTATTTGCATACGCTTACCTAATGTTTCCATCATTTTTGCATCATACTCATCAATACGAAGTCTTAAATTTTGTAATTTGCTGTTAAACTCATCTGTTTCATCCGTTTTTTTGCGAAGTATAAGGTTTTGCAGTATTTGCTTTAAAGACTCAGGCGTTACCTGTTGTGCCGCATCACTCCATGCCTTATCAGGATTATTATGCGTC comes from the Flavobacterium arcticum genome and includes:
- the rsgA gene encoding ribosome small subunit-dependent GTPase A, producing MTGLVYKSTGSWYTVKAENGTFYECRIKGKFRIQGIKSTNPVAVGDIVDFEIEETGDGVDATITVIHERKNYIIRKSVNLSKQVHIIASNIDKLFLLVTINNPPTTTSFIDRFLVTAEAYGIEAVLVFNKIDTFDREAEDEQLYLQYVYSNIGYKCLKVSSTEGKGIEKLKAEMKDNVSMFSGHSGVGKSTLVNALQPSLSLKTKQISEQHSQGQHTTTFAEMFDLDFGAKIIDTPGIRGFGIVDIEKDELGDYFPEFFALKEQCKFNNCLHKEEPYCAVKDALDEDEIAWSRYRSYIQMLEGDDENYRTDIYGDGKNNE
- a CDS encoding DUF3857 and transglutaminase domain-containing protein encodes the protein MKIRLTALFILVLSHITLHAQEFEYELGEVTKEELAQESHPIDKDAPAAILFSKAETYMVYSERDGFDLITEVDMKIKIYNKDGYDWANKSIRFYDPGSNREEVDVSKAYTYNLEDGSIKRTKLKKEGKFTEDVNKYWKREKIVMPDVKEGSIIEYRYKIKSPHISSFPEWRFQEGIPVDHSKYVTKIPEYFTYTPNFRGYHMPKVTQGKANRSISSTSKQRRENQTTTFSTSKIDYIEAITTYEFENLPAMKEEAFVNNIDNYTASIEHEITMIKYPNSPLKSFSATWEDVAKSIYDNDDFGNELKKTGYFEEDVDALLSGLNTPEEKINALYYYVRDNMNWNDYYGYSCQEGVRKAYKEKVGNIADINLMLTSMLRYVGLEANPVLVTTRSSKIALYPNRDAFNYVIAAVQLNNKTILLDATSKSAMPNILPIRAVNWLGRLIKKGGISNEVTLLPTTPSIESISLMATLDTEGKLTGQLKDQYYDYNAYTFRERYNGLSEQSHIEKIEKKYNGITVENYEIANANIFGKPIEERYEFIHTNANIDVIGDKMYISPMLFLTQSENPFKQEKREYPIDFIYPRQDRYMISITLPEGYTVESVPQAVSLAMEQNIGSFNYNVIVNNNRIMLRAMLELNYASIPQDFYPTVKDFFQKMIEKQTEKIIITKNK
- the dtd gene encoding D-aminoacyl-tRNA deacylase; its protein translation is MRVVLQRVSEASVTIESDKVAEINKGLLILLGIEDADTSEDITWLTAKISKLRIFSDENGVMNHSIQDIDGDIIIVSQFTLHAATKKGNRPSYIKAAKPDVAIPLYEAFIAKMEQDLDKKVQTGQFGADMKVSLINDGPVTILIDSKNRE
- a CDS encoding DUF3857 domain-containing protein yields the protein MLLRISVLLLFLVQQNLYSQDNLSTLTLPEALNENANAVVRLDEKIIKISSKKSMTIETKRIVTILNEYGMGYIDAAEFFDNSTRIKSIEAIIYNSFGKEIKKIKKKDFKERSVSQGSIITDNRLLYLDYTPVQYPFTVVFTSETESSNTAFIPRWMPMEGWYVSTEKATIRITSDSDLGFKYKTYNFDEGVLNTTEKGNTLTLSVENLPAYRHETYSPSLYKIFPNVLFGLTTFNLEGVEGEAINWESFGTWMYNNLLTGTDELPKETVTKIQELTASASTPLEKAKIVYEYMQSKTRYISIQLGIGGWKPMLAKDVDRLGYGDCKALTNYTKALLNAAGVEAYYAVIYGDRGKRDIIEDFVSMQGNHVILAVPDNNELVWLECTSQQLPFGFQGNFTDDRSALLVKPEKSCLVRTSVYNAKNNTQFATGEYSITSDGAIAGSIKITSAGLQYNDKYSYATTSPDDLDKMYKNRFSNVNNLKLKKAEVKNEIDKHEFIEDIAIEADGYANKSGNRILFEINVFNQSSVVPQRYRDRKLPMEIRTGFYDTDEVTIQLPEGFTIEAKPDDVTITDKFGEYKTEYTIVEPNKMLYKRSLIINDGLYETADYENYRLFREKIARNDNAKVVLVKN
- a CDS encoding transglutaminase domain-containing protein gives rise to the protein MKNISLLIAFLLLSLNTFAQKFELGKVSVDELKETSHKTDPSAPAAILYKKGFTRFDFNNSGDWIIVTDVEVRVKIYTKEGYSYANVEVPYYTKGMDKEEVVFTDAVTYNLDGNKIEKTKLKNEGEFKEDYTVNWHIKKITLPAVKEGSVIEYHYQIRSPFKRSIPTWYFQGKLPINNIKYTVKIPQYFIYNRILSPYIPIKEEEDTSKETKVFSSSNTKGGYGRKSSVLKNEVGTVTYYEIEKTYSTENVPALQDEHYVDNIENYLSFVKHELSKTHFPNQQEKKYASDWDAIVKTIYNDENFGRELDEKDYFEDDIKTLINETNTTRGELITTIYNYVRDRMAFNEQYRYECVDGVKKAYESKTGNVAEINLMLVAMLRYAGLNANPVLLSTRANGHVSFVNRTEFNYVVAGLESQNGIMFLDATSKNGVPGLLPIRALNVTGRVIRENLSSAQVLVTPVINSVENTVVMANLNSNGSIDGQIRVQYFDYNAYVFREAYLNVNQDNYLSGLEKKLGNAIVSDYKLTNDKEYDKPIIEGFSFQNNAGADVIGDKIYLSPMLFYTMKENPFKQEKRAYPVDFIYPRQDRYNISITIPDGYEVESLPESATVAMDGNICTFRFNIAQRGNQIQMVINNDINVGRLNPEYYSDLKSFFNDVFVKQNEKIVLKKV